One genomic window of Quercus lobata isolate SW786 chromosome 9, ValleyOak3.0 Primary Assembly, whole genome shotgun sequence includes the following:
- the LOC115961804 gene encoding uncharacterized protein LOC115961804, producing the protein MAQGTLVREHCLKMISYLNTLEVLGADIDGESQADMILQCLPESFKEFKLNYNMNKKIYTLSELMNELVAAEGILGTASINANMAEASSSKPKSKGKGGKKKKDFTK; encoded by the coding sequence ATGGCTCAAGGAACTTTAGTAAGAGAGCATTGTCTTAAAATGATCTCTTATCTGAATACACTAGAGGTTTTAGGTGCCGACATTGATGGAGAATCCCAAGCGGATATGATACTCCAATGCTTGCCAGAATCATTCAAAGAATTCAAacttaattataatatgaacaaaaagatttatacCTTGTctgaattaatgaatgaattagTGGCAGCGGAAGGCATCCTTGGTACAGCCAGTATTAATGCTAATATGGCTGAAGCTTCCTCTTCTAAGCCTAAGTCGAAAGGCAAGGGTggtaagaagaagaaggacttcacTAAATAA